ACCGCTGATAATCACAATGCCGCCGATCAAATGTCCAAGGGTGCTCACAGGATAAAAATCACCATAACCAACAGTAGAAATGGTCACTAATGCCCACCAAATGGCTTGTTCGGCAGTATGGATGTTAGCCCCTTCAACGCCGGACTCAACTAACAGGATTAACACTGAGGCGTTAGCCAAAATTAAAACTGTAGCCAACAATAAGCTGGCCAGAGTCGTTTGTTTACGTTGTCTTAGTAGCGGCCAAATAATTGCACGGCTCATTCTTATTAATCGAATAACGCGAAGGATTTGAAACACCCTTGCGATACGTAATGCTTCAATAGCGGGGATACTGGCAATAAAATCAATCCAGTGATGGCGCAAGTAGTACTTTTTATCCCGTGCTTTCGTTAAGCCGATAAAAAAGCGCGTCATAAAGATCACACAAATTGTCGTATCTACATATAAGAGGACCCGATAAGTCTCTTTATCTAGCTTAGCGAAGGCTAAAATGAGTACAATGACCACCGAAAAAAACGATAAGATCATCATGACAAACTCAAACGGGTCAAGCATGGTTTTGGTTTTTGCTGACCAGCGTTTTGGGTTAAGCATTCTGGAAGTCCATTTAAGTTGAGTTTACTTTTGTTGATACAGGCATAATAAAAAACGCACTAGGACAAAGTCTAGTGCGTTTTAACAGAAAGCTTATTTAGAATCGACAAAGTGAACTAAATCATCTAAAACGCGCTTTTTAATTTCAAGTTGCGCTTCGGGTGTAAGACCATACTTTTCAGCCAAAATAACGTAGTCTTCACCGCTTAGTGATACTGTCAGCCTTGGCCTTTTAGGGCGTTTGGATACCGATAAACCAAGAATCGTTCTAATTTGGTCCGAAGGACTAACGCCCCTGTCTAATGCCGCTTTACGGATGGAATATTGGAACTTTTCATCTATGTCAAAAGCCACTTGAGTGGCTTTGGCGGCTTGTTGGTTCTTCAACCACTTATCAGGTAATGGCTTGCCTGTTGACATATGGGCAGCTCTCCTTAATTAGCTTGCAGGCCAATAATCTCGAATATCACTTAATGGGCGATATAAGGTTAACATGACTTCTGTGTCACCAGATTCATAAACTTCAATGTCTAAAGCATGGGTTTCATGTGCGTTGACCAGAGAATAGCTTTCAAAGGCTTCACCACGTTGACCATTATCGTCCTGAGGGGGAGTTAAGTTTCGATAATCTTCACGATGAAAATAACCAAAACCAGCATATTCGACTTGATGATAATCATCAGCTACCCATTGCCCCAGCTCTTCGCTAAGTTCTGGCGATAAAGCCTGCGGTGTGAGATTTGCTTGTCCGGGTTCTTCGAAAATGTCGGCAAACTGGTCTAAATCAAATAACTGTTCGACCACAGCACGGCTGATTTTGTAAGAAAAGCTGAGATAGGCTTCATCTTCGACTACGTAGGCCATAAAAATTGACTTACCACTATGACCACGAAGCATAAATTCACATTGCTGCGAACGTTGATATTCGTAGGTATGGATAGCTTCCACTTTTAGCTGTTGCCCACGAAGTTGTGCGGGCAAAGCAAAGCTGTCATCAAGGGTGATCATGTCACCCTTGAGCAGCTTGTTTGGGTGGTCAAGCACACGCTTTGGGGCTTCTTTCTTGCCAAATAGGCCACGTAGAAATCCCATAGTCAATTAACCTTTACGTGCTTTAATGCGTTCAAGGACCGCATTGGCGTTTGATTTTTGCTCACCAATCCCAGCTTCTGCTAGCTTAGCCTGTAGCGACTTATCGCTGTTTTCTTCTGCTAAGGCTTCAGACGCTTTCAAACGGTCATCAAACTGTTGTTGACGCGCTTTAATACGCTCAAGTGAGTCTTTAGCGTTAAGTAGCTTAGAGTTACTAGATGCAAATGAATCAGTAATCGTTGCGGTTGCTTTTTGTACGCTTTCGGTGGTTTTAACCATGCTTAGCTGACGTTGGTAATCAGATAACTGGCGTTCAGTTTTCTTCACCAAATCTTTTAAGCGAACAGCGTGTGAGCTAAAGCTATCATTTGCCGTTTGTTGTTCGGCAAGTTCTTGATCTAATTGAGCGATTTTTTCTGCAACTTCAATAGCTAATGCTTCATTACCTTTGTCTAAGGCTTGAGTTGCATAGCCTTCATGTTCAGCAATGCTGCGCTTTAAGCGGTCAACTTCACGGCTGGCTTGCATTTCTTTAGCCATTACATCTGTGAGTTCACGCTTAGCTTTAGTCAGGTGTTTTTCCGCATCACGAATTTCTTGTTCGAAAATGCGCGTTGAGTTGGCGTCAACAATGCTTTGGCCTACTTCATTTGCGCCACCACGAAATGCGGTTAGGATTTTGTTTAAAATGCCCATAGTTGACTCCTTAAATTAAAAACTCTGCGAGTTCGTCAATAACTTCCAAACAGTTGTCTGAAAGGACAGCTAATTCTTGTTCAATTTCTTCCATGCTAGAAGCCAGTGCCAGTGCACCATAAACTACGTATTTGTCATCAATTTTGGCAAATGATGACAATGGCATTGGAATGTTTAGCTCTAACATGGTTTCAAACATTTCAGCGCGGCGAGCTTGGTTTACTTCAGTTTCGCCCCACAAATAACTAATACACAAAATTTGATTG
This Shewanella aestuarii DNA region includes the following protein-coding sequences:
- a CDS encoding ion transporter; amino-acid sequence: MLNPKRWSAKTKTMLDPFEFVMMILSFFSVVIVLILAFAKLDKETYRVLLYVDTTICVIFMTRFFIGLTKARDKKYYLRHHWIDFIASIPAIEALRIARVFQILRVIRLIRMSRAIIWPLLRQRKQTTLASLLLATVLILANASVLILLVESGVEGANIHTAEQAIWWALVTISTVGYGDFYPVSTLGHLIGGIVIISGVSFFGVISGYMASVFVAPDEQERKESQQEMIKNELEQVLTRMEANQRQMEKNQTEMLNEIAELKDQLAKK
- a CDS encoding PspA/IM30 family protein codes for the protein MGILNKILTAFRGGANEVGQSIVDANSTRIFEQEIRDAEKHLTKAKRELTDVMAKEMQASREVDRLKRSIAEHEGYATQALDKGNEALAIEVAEKIAQLDQELAEQQTANDSFSSHAVRLKDLVKKTERQLSDYQRQLSMVKTTESVQKATATITDSFASSNSKLLNAKDSLERIKARQQQFDDRLKASEALAEENSDKSLQAKLAEAGIGEQKSNANAVLERIKARKG
- a CDS encoding YjfI family protein — encoded protein: MNIHTIANHLNGLCDNSLTGFQFDCYPIDGDVEVLQVNVVGREEIPVFVSVTDNQILCISYLWGETEVNQARRAEMFETMLELNIPMPLSSFAKIDDKYVVYGALALASSMEEIEQELAVLSDNCLEVIDELAEFLI